One genomic region from Ptychodera flava strain L36383 chromosome 14, AS_Pfla_20210202, whole genome shotgun sequence encodes:
- the LOC139150426 gene encoding uncharacterized protein isoform X4, giving the protein MGYSSSLVRVSDSHLLMISLYARKRDNASSQWFTDRHFKEALALLRGSVSQYVQEFINKTPKTNIRQKKEVCLPETPKEATGTLVKVKYHFAKRHFNNTCLMPENLFDINTLEQHKDISYTNFHILAHKVVVNVYQLNSAGSQHISSVTNLEANSDRSDYFNKTTASGIANSNVRIKSAKRKQSKLKNIVKRHQETPQSTILSLRSFDGGFLKESESNIEDKTKSDSGVSSSEENSVTAEDERVSLSADTLARDDRQTDVCGKNYKYHKGNYPLMSSSKTSEDKKDIKNLQNDENESVSHHSVTDFGWMNEQTSANAAVKINKLSRKQQKQKRFGKECAHDDVLTINNVNRAADSSSEEKTDGSEEILRTSCHSNQSDCKFASSRLQKTKVLEGYDNTDDSFDVKRVFLLREKFIFNQFSDDAIDNTDKKPGASFRNTCGNPAAEDTAQCTFQSVSGVICGRRTHGLELKEFGTSHSSIQLTHDKFSALQSQQQLDRPVLDEEMKSIQKRESYKQLLSFMSSDSDKDENENSKSQCSPEPVCSVYSFQNISQESQVTKSMETQVDTSSKNDGKTSRKRKGSTCAVTRQAKLIKVGSNKVLHIGDPRTKARDVSEAERLTSSSQQSVGQSPPSCFESRCVDQADDIQLIESEDFEDLDDSCTIVTSKSTARKASYEMYVQQMVQNIQGIRDIKDLNEEEIKFLIRKNEEYFRDIFQGKTHSWRHEDYKKGGNRRVNLTYRVYMTIFSEEQQEAVIQALTDMFCSKHNKYLDYVLKVMLAEAFIKIFMDIHQTTHEESEEIMRDHLKQPASPQ; this is encoded by the exons ATGGGTTATTCAAGTTCATTGGTCAGG GTTAGCGATTCGCATCTACTGATGATTAGTCTGTACGCGAGAAAGCGAGATAATGCCTCGTCTCAGTGGTTCACGGATCGACACTTCAAG GAAGCACTGGCTTTACTTCGTGGTAGCGTCTCTCAATATGTACAAGAATTCATCAATAAAACACCAAAGACAAATATACGACAGAAGAAAGAAGTTTGTCTTCCAGAAACCCCCAAAGAAGCCACAG GTACATTGGTCAAAGTCAAGTATCACTTTGCAAAGCGACATTTCAACAATACCTGTTTGATGCCAGAAAACTTGTTTGACATAAACACCCTTGAACAACACAAAG atatctcaTACACGAATTTTCACATCCTGGCACATAAAGTGGTAGTGAATGTGTATCAACTCAACAGTGCCGGTTCTCAACACATCAGCAGTGTCACCAACCTAGAAGCAAACAGTGATAGGAGTGATTACTTCAACAAAACTACAGCTTCAGGGATAGCAAACTCTAATGTACGTATCAAGTCTGCAAAGAGGAAGCAATCGAAGTTGAAAAACAT AGTAAAACGACACCAAGAAACACCACAATCAACAATATTGTCATTAAGAAGTTTTGATGGTGGATTCCTCAAAGAAAGTGAGAGCAACATTGAGGACAAGACCAAGAGTGACTCAGGAGTCAGCTCATCGGAAGAAAATTCAGTGACAGCTGAAGACGAGAGGGTTAGTTTATCAGCAGATACATTGGCAAGGgatgatagacagacagatgttTGTGGCAAAAACTACAAATATCATAAAGGAAACTACCCACTCATGTCCTCATCTAAAACATCTGAGGACAAAAAAGACATaaagaatttacaaaatgatgaaaacgaGTCTGTTTCTCATCACAGTGTCACAGACTTTGGTTGGATGAATGAGCAAACATCGGCGAATGCAGCTGTTAAAATAAACAAGTTGTCAAGGAAACAGCAGAAGCAAAAAAGGTTTGGTAAAGAGTGTGCTCATGATGATGTTTTGACCATCAACAATGTCAACAGAGCTGCTGACAGTTCAAGTGAGGAAAAGACTGATGGTTCAGAAGAGATATTGAGGACAAGTTGTCACAGCAACCAAAGTGATTGCAAATTTGCGTCGTCAAGATTGCAAAAAACCAAAGTTTTGGAAGGATATGATAACACTGATGATTCTTTTGATGTCAAGCGTGTCTTTCTACTTAGGGAGAAGTTTATTTTCAATCAGTTTTCAGACGATGCCATCGATAATACTGACAAAAAACCTGGTGCAAGCTTCAGAAACACATGTGGTAATCCAGCTGCTGAAGACACTGCTCAGTGTACATTTCAGTCAGTGAGTGGCGTGATTTGTGGGCGCAGAACACATGGACTTGAATTGAAAGAGTTTGGGACATCACACTCATCCATACAACTGACACATGACAAATTCAGTGCGTTACAAAGTCAGCAGCAACTGGACAGACCCGTCTTGGATGAAGAAATGAAATCTATTCAAAAGAGAGAAAGCTACAAACAATTGTTGTCCTTTATGAGTAGTGATTCTGATAAAGATGAGAATGAGAATTCTAAGTCACAATGTTCACCAGAACCAGTGTGCTCCGTATATTCCTTCCAAAACATATCCCAGGAGAGTCAAGTAACAAAATCCATGGAAACACAAGTGGATACAAGTAgtaaaaatgatggaaaaacaaGCAGAAAAAGAAAAGGGTCAACATGTGCTGTCACAAGACAAGCAAAGTTAATCAAAGTTGGAAGTAAcaaagtattacatattggtgATCCAAGAACGAAAGCTAGGGATGTTTCAGAGGCTGAAAGACTGACAAGTAGTTCACAGCAGTCAGTAGGTCAAAGCCCTCCGTCGTGTTTTGAAAGCCGCTGTGTTGATCAAGCAGATGACATTCAGTTGATAGAGTCTGAAGATTTTGAGGATTTGGACGACAGTTGTACAATTGTTACAAGTAAATCCACTGCAAGAAAAGCAAGCTATGAGATGTATGTGCAACAAATGGTACAGAATATTCAGGGGATCCG AGACATCAAAGATCTCAATGAAGAAGAAATCAAATTCTTAATTAGGAAGAATGAAGAATATTTCAGAGACATTTTTCAAGGAAAG ACTCACAGTTGGAGACATGAAGACTACAAAAAAGGTGGTAATCGTAGAG TCAACCTGACATACAGGGTGTATATGACTATTTTCTCTGAAGAACAACAGGAAGCTGTTATACAGGCATTAACAGACATGTTTTGTTCCAAACATAATAAA TATCTGGACTATGTCTTGAAGGTAATGTTGGCAGAAGCTTTTATAAAGATTTTCATGGATATACATCAGACTACACATGAGGAATCAGAAGAGATCATGAGGGATCACTTAAAACAACCAGCGTCACCTCAATAA
- the LOC139150426 gene encoding uncharacterized protein isoform X3 has product MCPSNSAENHTKRAFLKQIKYQVSDSHLLMISLYARKRDNASSQWFTDRHFKEALALLRGSVSQYVQEFINKTPKTNIRQKKEVCLPETPKEATGTLVKVKYHFAKRHFNNTCLMPENLFDINTLEQHKDISYTNFHILAHKVVVNVYQLNSAGSQHISSVTNLEANSDRSDYFNKTTASGIANSNVRIKSAKRKQSKLKNIVKRHQETPQSTILSLRSFDGGFLKESESNIEDKTKSDSGVSSSEENSVTAEDERVSLSADTLARDDRQTDVCGKNYKYHKGNYPLMSSSKTSEDKKDIKNLQNDENESVSHHSVTDFGWMNEQTSANAAVKINKLSRKQQKQKRFGKECAHDDVLTINNVNRAADSSSEEKTDGSEEILRTSCHSNQSDCKFASSRLQKTKVLEGYDNTDDSFDVKRVFLLREKFIFNQFSDDAIDNTDKKPGASFRNTCGNPAAEDTAQCTFQSVSGVICGRRTHGLELKEFGTSHSSIQLTHDKFSALQSQQQLDRPVLDEEMKSIQKRESYKQLLSFMSSDSDKDENENSKSQCSPEPVCSVYSFQNISQESQVTKSMETQVDTSSKNDGKTSRKRKGSTCAVTRQAKLIKVGSNKVLHIGDPRTKARDVSEAERLTSSSQQSVGQSPPSCFESRCVDQADDIQLIESEDFEDLDDSCTIVTSKSTARKASYEMYVQQMVQNIQGIRDIKDLNEEEIKFLIRKNEEYFRDIFQGKTHSWRHEDYKKGGNRRVNLTYRVYMTIFSEEQQEAVIQALTDMFCSKHNKYLDYVLKVMLAEAFIKIFMDIHQTTHEESEEIMRDHLKQPASPQ; this is encoded by the exons atgtgtccgtcgaattcggccgaaaatcacacgaaacgagcgtttttgaagcaaattaagtaccag GTTAGCGATTCGCATCTACTGATGATTAGTCTGTACGCGAGAAAGCGAGATAATGCCTCGTCTCAGTGGTTCACGGATCGACACTTCAAG GAAGCACTGGCTTTACTTCGTGGTAGCGTCTCTCAATATGTACAAGAATTCATCAATAAAACACCAAAGACAAATATACGACAGAAGAAAGAAGTTTGTCTTCCAGAAACCCCCAAAGAAGCCACAG GTACATTGGTCAAAGTCAAGTATCACTTTGCAAAGCGACATTTCAACAATACCTGTTTGATGCCAGAAAACTTGTTTGACATAAACACCCTTGAACAACACAAAG atatctcaTACACGAATTTTCACATCCTGGCACATAAAGTGGTAGTGAATGTGTATCAACTCAACAGTGCCGGTTCTCAACACATCAGCAGTGTCACCAACCTAGAAGCAAACAGTGATAGGAGTGATTACTTCAACAAAACTACAGCTTCAGGGATAGCAAACTCTAATGTACGTATCAAGTCTGCAAAGAGGAAGCAATCGAAGTTGAAAAACAT AGTAAAACGACACCAAGAAACACCACAATCAACAATATTGTCATTAAGAAGTTTTGATGGTGGATTCCTCAAAGAAAGTGAGAGCAACATTGAGGACAAGACCAAGAGTGACTCAGGAGTCAGCTCATCGGAAGAAAATTCAGTGACAGCTGAAGACGAGAGGGTTAGTTTATCAGCAGATACATTGGCAAGGgatgatagacagacagatgttTGTGGCAAAAACTACAAATATCATAAAGGAAACTACCCACTCATGTCCTCATCTAAAACATCTGAGGACAAAAAAGACATaaagaatttacaaaatgatgaaaacgaGTCTGTTTCTCATCACAGTGTCACAGACTTTGGTTGGATGAATGAGCAAACATCGGCGAATGCAGCTGTTAAAATAAACAAGTTGTCAAGGAAACAGCAGAAGCAAAAAAGGTTTGGTAAAGAGTGTGCTCATGATGATGTTTTGACCATCAACAATGTCAACAGAGCTGCTGACAGTTCAAGTGAGGAAAAGACTGATGGTTCAGAAGAGATATTGAGGACAAGTTGTCACAGCAACCAAAGTGATTGCAAATTTGCGTCGTCAAGATTGCAAAAAACCAAAGTTTTGGAAGGATATGATAACACTGATGATTCTTTTGATGTCAAGCGTGTCTTTCTACTTAGGGAGAAGTTTATTTTCAATCAGTTTTCAGACGATGCCATCGATAATACTGACAAAAAACCTGGTGCAAGCTTCAGAAACACATGTGGTAATCCAGCTGCTGAAGACACTGCTCAGTGTACATTTCAGTCAGTGAGTGGCGTGATTTGTGGGCGCAGAACACATGGACTTGAATTGAAAGAGTTTGGGACATCACACTCATCCATACAACTGACACATGACAAATTCAGTGCGTTACAAAGTCAGCAGCAACTGGACAGACCCGTCTTGGATGAAGAAATGAAATCTATTCAAAAGAGAGAAAGCTACAAACAATTGTTGTCCTTTATGAGTAGTGATTCTGATAAAGATGAGAATGAGAATTCTAAGTCACAATGTTCACCAGAACCAGTGTGCTCCGTATATTCCTTCCAAAACATATCCCAGGAGAGTCAAGTAACAAAATCCATGGAAACACAAGTGGATACAAGTAgtaaaaatgatggaaaaacaaGCAGAAAAAGAAAAGGGTCAACATGTGCTGTCACAAGACAAGCAAAGTTAATCAAAGTTGGAAGTAAcaaagtattacatattggtgATCCAAGAACGAAAGCTAGGGATGTTTCAGAGGCTGAAAGACTGACAAGTAGTTCACAGCAGTCAGTAGGTCAAAGCCCTCCGTCGTGTTTTGAAAGCCGCTGTGTTGATCAAGCAGATGACATTCAGTTGATAGAGTCTGAAGATTTTGAGGATTTGGACGACAGTTGTACAATTGTTACAAGTAAATCCACTGCAAGAAAAGCAAGCTATGAGATGTATGTGCAACAAATGGTACAGAATATTCAGGGGATCCG AGACATCAAAGATCTCAATGAAGAAGAAATCAAATTCTTAATTAGGAAGAATGAAGAATATTTCAGAGACATTTTTCAAGGAAAG ACTCACAGTTGGAGACATGAAGACTACAAAAAAGGTGGTAATCGTAGAG TCAACCTGACATACAGGGTGTATATGACTATTTTCTCTGAAGAACAACAGGAAGCTGTTATACAGGCATTAACAGACATGTTTTGTTCCAAACATAATAAA TATCTGGACTATGTCTTGAAGGTAATGTTGGCAGAAGCTTTTATAAAGATTTTCATGGATATACATCAGACTACACATGAGGAATCAGAAGAGATCATGAGGGATCACTTAAAACAACCAGCGTCACCTCAATAA
- the LOC139150426 gene encoding uncharacterized protein isoform X1 yields the protein MCPSNSAENHTKRAFLKQIKYQVSDSHLLMISLYARKRDNASSQWFTDRHFKEALALLRGSVSQYVQEFINKTPKTNIRQKKEVCLPETPKEATGTLVKVKYHFAKRHFNNTCLMPENLFDINTLEQHKDISYTNFHILAHKVVVNVYQLNSAGSQHISSVTNLEANSDRSDYFNKTTASGIANSNVRIKSAKRKQSKLKNIVKRHQETPQSTILSLRSFDGGFLKESESNIEDKTKSDSGVSSSEENSVTAEDERVSLSADTLARDDRQTDVCGKNYKYHKGNYPLMSSSKTSEDKKDIKNLQNDENESVSHHSVTDFGWMNEQTSANAAVKINKLSRKQQKQKRFGKECAHDDVLTINNVNRAADSSSEEKTDGSEEILRTSCHSNQSDCKFASSRLQKTKVLEGYDNTDDSFDVKRVFLLREKFIFNQFSDDAIDNTDKKPGASFRNTCGNPAAEDTAQCTFQSVSGVICGRRTHGLELKEFGTSHSSIQLTHDKFSALQSQQQLDRPVLDEEMKSIQKRESYKQLLSFMSSDSDKDENENSKSQCSPEPVCSVYSFQNISQESQVTKSMETQVDTSSKNDGKTSRKRKGSTCAVTRQAKLIKVGSNKVLHIGDPRTKARDVSEAERLTSSSQQSVGQSPPSCFESRCVDQADDIQLIESEDFEDLDDSCTIVTSKSTARKASYEMYVQQMVQNIQGIRDIKDLNEEEIKFLIRKNEEYFRDIFQGKTHSWRHEDYKKGGNRRVNLTYRVYMTIFIFAVNLTYRVYMTIFIFAVNLTYRVYMTIFIIAVNLTYRVYMTIFIIAVNLTYRVYMTIFIIAVNLTYRVYMTIFIFAVNLTYRVYMTIFIFAVNLTYRVYMTIFIFAVNLTYRVYMTIFIFAVNLTYRVYMTIFSEEQQEAVIQALTDMFCSKHNKYLDYVLKVMLAEAFIKIFMDIHQTTHEESEEIMRDHLKQPASPQ from the exons atgtgtccgtcgaattcggccgaaaatcacacgaaacgagcgtttttgaagcaaattaagtaccag GTTAGCGATTCGCATCTACTGATGATTAGTCTGTACGCGAGAAAGCGAGATAATGCCTCGTCTCAGTGGTTCACGGATCGACACTTCAAG GAAGCACTGGCTTTACTTCGTGGTAGCGTCTCTCAATATGTACAAGAATTCATCAATAAAACACCAAAGACAAATATACGACAGAAGAAAGAAGTTTGTCTTCCAGAAACCCCCAAAGAAGCCACAG GTACATTGGTCAAAGTCAAGTATCACTTTGCAAAGCGACATTTCAACAATACCTGTTTGATGCCAGAAAACTTGTTTGACATAAACACCCTTGAACAACACAAAG atatctcaTACACGAATTTTCACATCCTGGCACATAAAGTGGTAGTGAATGTGTATCAACTCAACAGTGCCGGTTCTCAACACATCAGCAGTGTCACCAACCTAGAAGCAAACAGTGATAGGAGTGATTACTTCAACAAAACTACAGCTTCAGGGATAGCAAACTCTAATGTACGTATCAAGTCTGCAAAGAGGAAGCAATCGAAGTTGAAAAACAT AGTAAAACGACACCAAGAAACACCACAATCAACAATATTGTCATTAAGAAGTTTTGATGGTGGATTCCTCAAAGAAAGTGAGAGCAACATTGAGGACAAGACCAAGAGTGACTCAGGAGTCAGCTCATCGGAAGAAAATTCAGTGACAGCTGAAGACGAGAGGGTTAGTTTATCAGCAGATACATTGGCAAGGgatgatagacagacagatgttTGTGGCAAAAACTACAAATATCATAAAGGAAACTACCCACTCATGTCCTCATCTAAAACATCTGAGGACAAAAAAGACATaaagaatttacaaaatgatgaaaacgaGTCTGTTTCTCATCACAGTGTCACAGACTTTGGTTGGATGAATGAGCAAACATCGGCGAATGCAGCTGTTAAAATAAACAAGTTGTCAAGGAAACAGCAGAAGCAAAAAAGGTTTGGTAAAGAGTGTGCTCATGATGATGTTTTGACCATCAACAATGTCAACAGAGCTGCTGACAGTTCAAGTGAGGAAAAGACTGATGGTTCAGAAGAGATATTGAGGACAAGTTGTCACAGCAACCAAAGTGATTGCAAATTTGCGTCGTCAAGATTGCAAAAAACCAAAGTTTTGGAAGGATATGATAACACTGATGATTCTTTTGATGTCAAGCGTGTCTTTCTACTTAGGGAGAAGTTTATTTTCAATCAGTTTTCAGACGATGCCATCGATAATACTGACAAAAAACCTGGTGCAAGCTTCAGAAACACATGTGGTAATCCAGCTGCTGAAGACACTGCTCAGTGTACATTTCAGTCAGTGAGTGGCGTGATTTGTGGGCGCAGAACACATGGACTTGAATTGAAAGAGTTTGGGACATCACACTCATCCATACAACTGACACATGACAAATTCAGTGCGTTACAAAGTCAGCAGCAACTGGACAGACCCGTCTTGGATGAAGAAATGAAATCTATTCAAAAGAGAGAAAGCTACAAACAATTGTTGTCCTTTATGAGTAGTGATTCTGATAAAGATGAGAATGAGAATTCTAAGTCACAATGTTCACCAGAACCAGTGTGCTCCGTATATTCCTTCCAAAACATATCCCAGGAGAGTCAAGTAACAAAATCCATGGAAACACAAGTGGATACAAGTAgtaaaaatgatggaaaaacaaGCAGAAAAAGAAAAGGGTCAACATGTGCTGTCACAAGACAAGCAAAGTTAATCAAAGTTGGAAGTAAcaaagtattacatattggtgATCCAAGAACGAAAGCTAGGGATGTTTCAGAGGCTGAAAGACTGACAAGTAGTTCACAGCAGTCAGTAGGTCAAAGCCCTCCGTCGTGTTTTGAAAGCCGCTGTGTTGATCAAGCAGATGACATTCAGTTGATAGAGTCTGAAGATTTTGAGGATTTGGACGACAGTTGTACAATTGTTACAAGTAAATCCACTGCAAGAAAAGCAAGCTATGAGATGTATGTGCAACAAATGGTACAGAATATTCAGGGGATCCG AGACATCAAAGATCTCAATGAAGAAGAAATCAAATTCTTAATTAGGAAGAATGAAGAATATTTCAGAGACATTTTTCAAGGAAAG ACTCACAGTTGGAGACATGAAGACTACAAAAAAGGTGGTAATCGTAGAG TCAACCTGACATACAGGGTGTATATGACTATTTTCATCTTTGCAGTCAACCTGACATACAGGGTGTATATGACTATTTTCATCTTTGCAGTCAACCTGACATACAGGGTGTATATGACTATTTTCATCATTGCAGTCAACCTGACATACAGGGTGTATATGACTATTTTCATCATTGCAGTCAACCTGACATACAGGGTGTATATGACTATTTTCATCATTGCAGTCAACCTGACATACAGGGTGTATATGACTATTTTCATCTTTGCAGTCAACCTGACATACAGGGTGTATATGACTATTTTCATCTTTGCAGTCAACCTGACATACAGGGTGTATATGACTATTTTCATCTTTGCAGTCAACCTGACATACAGGGTGTATATGACTATTTTCATCTTTGCAGTCAACCTGACATACAGGGTGTATATGACTATTTTCTCTGAAGAACAACAGGAAGCTGTTATACAGGCATTAACAGACATGTTTTGTTCCAAACATAATAAA TATCTGGACTATGTCTTGAAGGTAATGTTGGCAGAAGCTTTTATAAAGATTTTCATGGATATACATCAGACTACACATGAGGAATCAGAAGAGATCATGAGGGATCACTTAAAACAACCAGCGTCACCTCAATAA
- the LOC139150426 gene encoding uncharacterized protein isoform X2 gives MGYSSSLVRVSDSHLLMISLYARKRDNASSQWFTDRHFKEALALLRGSVSQYVQEFINKTPKTNIRQKKEVCLPETPKEATGTLVKVKYHFAKRHFNNTCLMPENLFDINTLEQHKDISYTNFHILAHKVVVNVYQLNSAGSQHISSVTNLEANSDRSDYFNKTTASGIANSNVRIKSAKRKQSKLKNIVKRHQETPQSTILSLRSFDGGFLKESESNIEDKTKSDSGVSSSEENSVTAEDERVSLSADTLARDDRQTDVCGKNYKYHKGNYPLMSSSKTSEDKKDIKNLQNDENESVSHHSVTDFGWMNEQTSANAAVKINKLSRKQQKQKRFGKECAHDDVLTINNVNRAADSSSEEKTDGSEEILRTSCHSNQSDCKFASSRLQKTKVLEGYDNTDDSFDVKRVFLLREKFIFNQFSDDAIDNTDKKPGASFRNTCGNPAAEDTAQCTFQSVSGVICGRRTHGLELKEFGTSHSSIQLTHDKFSALQSQQQLDRPVLDEEMKSIQKRESYKQLLSFMSSDSDKDENENSKSQCSPEPVCSVYSFQNISQESQVTKSMETQVDTSSKNDGKTSRKRKGSTCAVTRQAKLIKVGSNKVLHIGDPRTKARDVSEAERLTSSSQQSVGQSPPSCFESRCVDQADDIQLIESEDFEDLDDSCTIVTSKSTARKASYEMYVQQMVQNIQGIRDIKDLNEEEIKFLIRKNEEYFRDIFQGKTHSWRHEDYKKGGNRRVNLTYRVYMTIFIFAVNLTYRVYMTIFIFAVNLTYRVYMTIFIIAVNLTYRVYMTIFIIAVNLTYRVYMTIFIIAVNLTYRVYMTIFIFAVNLTYRVYMTIFIFAVNLTYRVYMTIFIFAVNLTYRVYMTIFIFAVNLTYRVYMTIFSEEQQEAVIQALTDMFCSKHNKYLDYVLKVMLAEAFIKIFMDIHQTTHEESEEIMRDHLKQPASPQ, from the exons ATGGGTTATTCAAGTTCATTGGTCAGG GTTAGCGATTCGCATCTACTGATGATTAGTCTGTACGCGAGAAAGCGAGATAATGCCTCGTCTCAGTGGTTCACGGATCGACACTTCAAG GAAGCACTGGCTTTACTTCGTGGTAGCGTCTCTCAATATGTACAAGAATTCATCAATAAAACACCAAAGACAAATATACGACAGAAGAAAGAAGTTTGTCTTCCAGAAACCCCCAAAGAAGCCACAG GTACATTGGTCAAAGTCAAGTATCACTTTGCAAAGCGACATTTCAACAATACCTGTTTGATGCCAGAAAACTTGTTTGACATAAACACCCTTGAACAACACAAAG atatctcaTACACGAATTTTCACATCCTGGCACATAAAGTGGTAGTGAATGTGTATCAACTCAACAGTGCCGGTTCTCAACACATCAGCAGTGTCACCAACCTAGAAGCAAACAGTGATAGGAGTGATTACTTCAACAAAACTACAGCTTCAGGGATAGCAAACTCTAATGTACGTATCAAGTCTGCAAAGAGGAAGCAATCGAAGTTGAAAAACAT AGTAAAACGACACCAAGAAACACCACAATCAACAATATTGTCATTAAGAAGTTTTGATGGTGGATTCCTCAAAGAAAGTGAGAGCAACATTGAGGACAAGACCAAGAGTGACTCAGGAGTCAGCTCATCGGAAGAAAATTCAGTGACAGCTGAAGACGAGAGGGTTAGTTTATCAGCAGATACATTGGCAAGGgatgatagacagacagatgttTGTGGCAAAAACTACAAATATCATAAAGGAAACTACCCACTCATGTCCTCATCTAAAACATCTGAGGACAAAAAAGACATaaagaatttacaaaatgatgaaaacgaGTCTGTTTCTCATCACAGTGTCACAGACTTTGGTTGGATGAATGAGCAAACATCGGCGAATGCAGCTGTTAAAATAAACAAGTTGTCAAGGAAACAGCAGAAGCAAAAAAGGTTTGGTAAAGAGTGTGCTCATGATGATGTTTTGACCATCAACAATGTCAACAGAGCTGCTGACAGTTCAAGTGAGGAAAAGACTGATGGTTCAGAAGAGATATTGAGGACAAGTTGTCACAGCAACCAAAGTGATTGCAAATTTGCGTCGTCAAGATTGCAAAAAACCAAAGTTTTGGAAGGATATGATAACACTGATGATTCTTTTGATGTCAAGCGTGTCTTTCTACTTAGGGAGAAGTTTATTTTCAATCAGTTTTCAGACGATGCCATCGATAATACTGACAAAAAACCTGGTGCAAGCTTCAGAAACACATGTGGTAATCCAGCTGCTGAAGACACTGCTCAGTGTACATTTCAGTCAGTGAGTGGCGTGATTTGTGGGCGCAGAACACATGGACTTGAATTGAAAGAGTTTGGGACATCACACTCATCCATACAACTGACACATGACAAATTCAGTGCGTTACAAAGTCAGCAGCAACTGGACAGACCCGTCTTGGATGAAGAAATGAAATCTATTCAAAAGAGAGAAAGCTACAAACAATTGTTGTCCTTTATGAGTAGTGATTCTGATAAAGATGAGAATGAGAATTCTAAGTCACAATGTTCACCAGAACCAGTGTGCTCCGTATATTCCTTCCAAAACATATCCCAGGAGAGTCAAGTAACAAAATCCATGGAAACACAAGTGGATACAAGTAgtaaaaatgatggaaaaacaaGCAGAAAAAGAAAAGGGTCAACATGTGCTGTCACAAGACAAGCAAAGTTAATCAAAGTTGGAAGTAAcaaagtattacatattggtgATCCAAGAACGAAAGCTAGGGATGTTTCAGAGGCTGAAAGACTGACAAGTAGTTCACAGCAGTCAGTAGGTCAAAGCCCTCCGTCGTGTTTTGAAAGCCGCTGTGTTGATCAAGCAGATGACATTCAGTTGATAGAGTCTGAAGATTTTGAGGATTTGGACGACAGTTGTACAATTGTTACAAGTAAATCCACTGCAAGAAAAGCAAGCTATGAGATGTATGTGCAACAAATGGTACAGAATATTCAGGGGATCCG AGACATCAAAGATCTCAATGAAGAAGAAATCAAATTCTTAATTAGGAAGAATGAAGAATATTTCAGAGACATTTTTCAAGGAAAG ACTCACAGTTGGAGACATGAAGACTACAAAAAAGGTGGTAATCGTAGAG TCAACCTGACATACAGGGTGTATATGACTATTTTCATCTTTGCAGTCAACCTGACATACAGGGTGTATATGACTATTTTCATCTTTGCAGTCAACCTGACATACAGGGTGTATATGACTATTTTCATCATTGCAGTCAACCTGACATACAGGGTGTATATGACTATTTTCATCATTGCAGTCAACCTGACATACAGGGTGTATATGACTATTTTCATCATTGCAGTCAACCTGACATACAGGGTGTATATGACTATTTTCATCTTTGCAGTCAACCTGACATACAGGGTGTATATGACTATTTTCATCTTTGCAGTCAACCTGACATACAGGGTGTATATGACTATTTTCATCTTTGCAGTCAACCTGACATACAGGGTGTATATGACTATTTTCATCTTTGCAGTCAACCTGACATACAGGGTGTATATGACTATTTTCTCTGAAGAACAACAGGAAGCTGTTATACAGGCATTAACAGACATGTTTTGTTCCAAACATAATAAA TATCTGGACTATGTCTTGAAGGTAATGTTGGCAGAAGCTTTTATAAAGATTTTCATGGATATACATCAGACTACACATGAGGAATCAGAAGAGATCATGAGGGATCACTTAAAACAACCAGCGTCACCTCAATAA